Part of the Onthophagus taurus isolate NC chromosome 11, IU_Otau_3.0, whole genome shotgun sequence genome is shown below.
gtttattaattattaaaatatatattaaaaattcataattgtAAAGTTCGTTCTTGTTAGAGAcggttgagttgggttgagttggtccaaaattcatttaaataatttttaattaaaatcctcGAATTTGCTCCGCAATCATCTTGTTGAAATTATAACTTAGccgattttcgttttcatcatCGACACccttaaaattgataattaatCCAATAATATCAGAAATTCACATTATTATAGGCACATTATCGCATTTTCtaggataatttaatttaaggtaCAAACTACTTTCCTACTTTTGTGGTTTTATCGTATGCGTTTgtggttatttaaaaaaattgccgTATTCAATTATTTGAGATCAAACCTATTCAATCGGAAAATTAGATTGCAATTTAGATCGTTCATTACAATTTACGAATGAAATAGTTTTCTTTCTTAACATCATTCTTGCTGTACAGTTTCATTTAAGTAACCACAAAATTGTATTTGATATGAGATCACATTATTGAATTGATTGATTTGGTGTTTGGGTTTAAATTGATATTAGTAAATTACGTAATGAAAGAAATGTAATACGTGTTTATTGACGAATTAAATAAGTAATAGTAAAACTCGTAAAAATTTGACCCCGAACGCTCTTTGATATTGGAAAAACGATCGCTTTGGGAGCTTGTTGCAACCGGGGCAATATCCTTTAATGGCCCGGGTAAAGTACTAACTCTACCAGAGATAACCGCAACATGTTCCTTAGAAAACCACCAACGTATTAACTATTAATGAACGTGAAGgtactttcaataaaaaacacttttttcacTGACATTTTTTCTATGTGggaattttgttgtaaacatTACAAAAAGGAAACTTCTTACGTGTTGAGATAAACTCGTAACGAGAAGaataaagaaaacgacgtGGAGGCGTCCTTTTTGAGCTGCAAAAGGTGAACGAACGGTTGTGCTTTCAAACTGTTACCTTTACGATTTCTAATCCTCTTCACGACAAGTACTACAAGCTTACGAAACCCAATCTAAAAACCTTAAATGAACGAgaactttaaaagttttataataaaaataattatttattaaaatctcgTATTATAATATAATGATATTGCAAAATCCGCTTTATCGAAATTGAACTTGAGTTGTTCATTACGAGATATgcaaattgttttgaaaactAGTTTTCCCTTCTAGTTCTCTCTTTAAACCGAGTTGCTGTACAAACATTTAGAGCGTGACATCCGGGGTGTTATTGAAACAGATTTATCAAAACAATAGAGAAATAAACATTCCACCATGGTCCACAAACACGTATTCAACGCCGAAGGGAATTTCGTAAGATAGGATATATGTACTCAAATCAAGTTTGTACTCAGAGTGAATTTAATTCGTACacgaatttaatttacataaatccAATCTACTTAAAGCTTTCGATGCAATAGAATCTAAATAGGGATGTACgttatttattgaataaatcgtttaaaattaaattttaaaaaacaatttttataatccttttttatttccaaacatttttttggttAGTTACTTAAAACGGGTAGAAACGTCTTTCATGGGTCTAAACTCGGGAGATTTCTGAGTAGGGAAATAATATAAATGCAAAGTAGATTTCCCAGCTTTCGTGGGTGTAGAAGAAAACGCTACGAAGTCACCCGTTTCTTTCCCGATATAACCaagaaaaatttttccatttaatGTGAAAAGTAATTTTGCACCTCATTTAAACCGCTCGGAGTTTTGCTTGTCTCGGCAGCAGGAATTTTGATTAACTTGAAGCTTGTCGACTGTAATATTTTTCTACGCTTCAGGCTGTATTACGTTTTTCATCTCTCAATTTCTTCTCAATTACTACCTTATAAAATAGAtgtttatttatcattatttgtggtttaaaaactaatttgtgacttatttttttttttctaggtGGATTTGGGGATGATAGAGGATATTTTGGATTATGGACTATTTGTAAAGCTTTAGCATACAGCAGGGAGAGATGTGGAAAGGATTATTCGAAATTTCGTCCAACaggtaaatacatttttggtttttgtttCGCTCATAAAAAGCACGAATTCTGTTCAAAACGTAATTTTtgggtttaaaataaaataaaccgtggataatgataaaatatactcccaaaaaaagtaataatcaaACATTCTAGAGCGTGATTTAAAATTCGTCCAatttttccaataattttttttatttatgactcGATTCTATTTTTTGAGCTCAATTTtcaatattccaaaaaaaagGCATAGCTTTTTTATAacgacaaaaaaataaataattttattatatcattCATTCATttcattgataaaaaaatatataatataatcaGAGGAAGTTTAGGATtacagaaaaataatattaattgtacGATGTGGTCAATAACAATATTGATTGCGCAATATTCACCGTATAACCTAGTAGCAATAAAACGCAATAAGATTTACAAACAATATCTAAAAAATCGTCTGTAACTTGTTATTTGTTAGCGTAAAAGACACTCAGATGAATCACCTCGAGTTCGTGGAAGATGCTACTGATTAATTATATCTATATTCGTTGAATATAGTCGAACTTCAAATATAAGATCGATTTCAAAAGGTTCTCTTTTCCATATCCGTTTAACTATGTACAAGTACTTAAATTAACTGATAGAATTATTGATTAGGGGCTAACAATGtacaaattgttaaataattatcgtacccgacgtcatcattgcaaatatgcaaccaacatcacagtgcaatacgcatcatacgcaaatcgcgtattgcaataccaatgctgtgatattggttgcatacttatAACGATGTGGTATATTTGATATTGATTTATTGATCAGCTTATCCTCTTAGTTGGAAAGTTTCTGAATGTATTATGCCAGAAAACAGCTATGTTCATACACATCATAACTATCCTTGCACGGCTCGTTGCACTTCAAGCATCATATCAACACTTTCAGAAAATATTAGACTTAGGTTCAAATCCAAAGTACTAAAGAAGTTGCCGTTTGCGTTTCTGATGTATCTGGTACCGATGCTCTATATTTAGGGTGTCTAAACGACGAGGAAGCATTGAATGCAAATGCTCTACATCATCTTTAGTATATTTACAATCTTTGTTTTTCCGCGtaattaaaaatggaaatatttATCAATCTGATGATCGTAGGGATCCTTGGGAACTTCATCAAAATCTTCATCTTCATCTGCTAATATTAAACGTATTTCAGCGAATACCTACATCAGATGGCGCATACAAACATAGAGTTGCGAATGACTTGTACCTTATCAGAACTTTCATACCGTTAACGTGCATTGAATACAACGTTGTTATAACCAAAGCGATTGAGATTCATTCagcatatttttttatctgaAGAACCTTTAATTGACCTTATAAGTAATACCACAAATAATCCGGAAAAGAATAAGACATAAATTCCATCTTAATTAGAATGTTGAGAATTTTCTAGTAAATAAACAAAGTAGGTAATCAGATTTCTAAAATAGGTAACGAACTTACGCCTGACCTGTATTTCGGTTTGGTGGATTCGGAAATGGATTCCAAATTAGAATCCATTGATGTCTTACTTAGAAAATATAGGCAGtctgatttattttcatttttagtcATCTTCTTTCGAGAATCTCGCTATCGACAGTCTCTTGTACGGTCACCACAAACAACCAattgtatacaaataaaattacagttcacaataataataatgaattaatattaatgatacAAAAGTGAATCAAAAggaaaaaagtaaaactaagtctaggtgatataaatatatcatatatcaaaTATCAAATGATCACTCGATGTAACATACCAATTGCAGCAAAGAgcagttttttaaatgcataGAAAGAATTCTGAAACAGATCTATGTTAACACGATTTGCTGATCTGACAGGCATTGGTTCTAGGAGTAGGTGTCATAAATAGAAAGTCaaagaaaagtacgaaaagaAGTGCAAGTTGATTCGTAATCAATGTATTGAacggaaaatttaaaacaaaggtATTTGAGGAATTCATCTCGTTTTGTTACTATTCTATATCATTATtcctttttgttaaaaacttcgGTGCAAAACCTATCTTGGGCGCTTCTAACATTTTGGAATCTCAGACATATATACGTAAAGGTATGGTCTTAGTCCTCATTATCCTCATCTGAGTGAGACTAactcaaaaatcttttaattctttactCCAGTAATATGCCTCATGTCCACCAAAGTCCAATCACATTCATGGAAGTTTTGGCAATCTAGTCAAAAAACTATCTTTTTCTGCGGGAGTCTCAAACGACTTATATCTGGCCATACGGGATTGTTTTGGTGTCGTATGTCGTTATAGAAATTATAGTTATTCAAAGAACAGAATATTGTGGTTGACACATTATAATTTGATGCATCAACAGGGCTTGTAGCACAGCTCTTTATCGGCTGGTCATAAGCATCAACTCTCCATAAGACGAAATGTTATTTTGCCACTCTTCTTATATCccgattttaaataatatcgtACCAGAGAATAAAAGTAGCCACTCTGTTATTCATAAATAAGCATTAGCAATAAAAAATGCCACTATATTTTAAAaccgttttaataaaaatgatagaatTGTAAGTTGTAAAAAATCCATGCATTTAAATTCAAGAATTTTTGCTGATTCGGTGAAGAAATGGGAAGCTCTATCTATGGTAATGTGTTGGTACGTTTATTTAAGCTACGAAATGAAGTCTTGTTGTTTCCCTAATTTGAATTGTAATCAGTCAGATGACAAGTGGTTACAACATATCTTGCTGATATCTTTTCGGGTCACAATAAACTGAATATTTCACTTGAATTAATCTCCGTGACAGTACTTTCACTTTATGACAAAATGAAAGATTAGTTAAGATGCAAATTTCACTCCATGAGTTTGTGTCCGAATTACAGATTCTGGATCCAATATCGGATATAAACCTAAATAGAGGTTCTTAAGAAAAATGATAAGCATATACATTCATAATTGTGCCCAACGTCAATTTGGAGCTTTTTGATTTGCAATTTCAACGTGTATACTTCTTTAAATTAAGTGTTAATAACAGTATTTGttgtatattaattaattatgtgaTCTACTCTATCTGTacataataattcaaatacaaaaaaaaaagaaaaaaacaaaaagcatAGTTTTTCAATAAACCCTATAAGTAAATATTCTAAGCTAGAATTCAATTGTGATCCACTGAAAGTCATGAATAATGGATATATGTAGGAAAACAAACCGGTTTATTGAAAAACGGTTCACAGAGATTGAGCTTTCAAGGTCTACGATCGAAGCTTTTACGAAAACCTTTCACTTAGcccggtttatttttattttcacaacACTTTTTATGAATATCTAacacttttcatttttcttttcagttGTTGTATGGATCGCCGGAGTCGTCGGAGCAATTTCCGTGGCAATTTTAGGAGGGTTTTGCATCTTAAGCATCATACAAATGGCGATGTTACAATCGAAAGAACGTGTCGTTATGAAATACAGCGttttggttattttaaaattggctACAAGTCTTTTAGCGAGTAAGttcaaaaaagaaagtaaATTAACAAAGGGAAAAGGAAGGAAGGGAATGTTGATTTTgatgataaataagtattgTCAGGGACATTGTGAAAGATTGTTTTTGGAGGACATTCGTTTCTCTAAAGATCGTTTAAACGATGGACAAAGAGAAATTTATCCTAGGCACGTTTCAGACGGAAATTGGAAACGGAAGCCCTGTTCCGCCAAAAGGAAATTGTGTTCGGTCTATAATTCGTCGTCCATCTCCCATTTCTGTCTCGTTGCACTGAATTGAGCGAAAAAGTGCACAACTTCaaaggaatatttttaaaatatagaaacgttttgtaattaaacaaaattaattttagtaatttgCTTCCGCTATTTATACACTGCTGATTAGTTGAACAACACAACATGAAATTGACGCGATCACAGTTTGCTTTTAAGGATTAATTAGATAATGGATGAAAACGTAACCCTAACCCACATACATTCGCGTTCTATTTCtgtttctatttttgtttgttcattaaaataattaaactaactATTTCCAGCTTTACTATCGGTAGCCACAGCCGGATTATTTGCTTTACAAACCGATGAAAATAATACTGGGGGATTTCGTGTAACAAGAGGACCAGGATTTTACGTACAAGTAAATATTGATTCAACCCActctaaattttattactaaataacattttttgtagaTAATGTTCATAGTTTTAAACGCAATTTTATTCGTAATGTCGCTTTATGATTTAATCTTTTCGAGAAAACCTGGGGGAGATCCCACAAAAGAAGGAATCACTCCAACTGGAGGTGGTACATTAGAAAATCCAGGATTTATTGATTCTACTAGACCAAGACGTAATAAAATAACGCTTATCAtaaaagcaatttaattttttgtttaatttatagatGGAGATATTTCTATGACTGATGCAAGTGGAAAACCATACGGTTCAATAACAAACGGAAGTATGAATTCAGTGAATACAACCTCGACGACTTTAGGTTCTAATGGATCTTCGTTTACGTTACCGAAAGCTCCAGCGAGATCAAGCTTAAAGAAAAAACCAGCAACGACTACCGATGGTTTAGGAATACAAAATCCGGGTTATTCTGGGTCGTCGCCCACTTTCAATAGAAATGGAAGTATGAAAAAAGTCAGGATTCAAACTCACAGTACAGATGtgtaaataaaaagattatttataaattgttgagacaatttcttttgaaacaaatCCGTCCGAAAATAACTGTgttaaaaacaagtttcgttaaaaaaattgttttgtaatatttttgtaagagttgctttttttatatatattttattacattgaAGATGTAGTTGCAATAATATACATTAAGGTTTTGATagttatattttctttttaatttattgtgttgtTATTTCGTGTGGAtctacttaattattattttatggaaATTGTGTAAAATGgcaactatttttttaattttttttatagtaaaCTGTAAAAAgctgtatataaaaattcatcttgataaaattgtaatgatgatgaaaaattgtagattattattaataaagaagtACTATGTacataacattaataattaattattttagaaataaaatttatattgcggtaaatttgtaaatattcgTAAGTCGAatcgataattaattattttttaaataaagttttaatcgataataatataaaaattatatttttttgtgatagaaaaaattacttttattctttgatattaaaattcaatttgggattataataaaaatatgaagcaatattttactttaaattttaatcctttcaaaacaatttttaagaagttttttaattctctatTAAAAGTTACTCTAAAATTTCTGCGATAATAATTTCATTCTATTGATAATCTTCTTCAGACATTTCAATCTTATAGAcgtgaaaaataactttaatttaactgACCTTTATCtcttttcaaataattcaaataacgTTGGAAATtatctatatttattttatcaatcattttattaattagtgtAATTTAATTGCTATAAAACTAGGTCATGTAATATTTTGGGTTCTAGAAGTGATTATATATGCGTTTTGTGTCTTTTAGAATATAAGCTCAcctatttcaaaatggcttatAATGAATACGGGAACTGGTTTGAGAATGaacttttcattttgaaatattttaataacaacagAAAGAATCTGTCAAACTCTATTACTCTACATTACTCTATACATTTTTTAGGCAACactattaagaaaaaacttaatatacagaaattagaatttaaaatttttcgaaaatacaCCGCTTGCATCAAGTTTCTCCAGTTGACAACTTAAAATACTGTGTCAGATTTTACTTCCGGCTCCTTTTCTTTACTTTACTTAGACAAAACAGCTATTAAATGATTAGATACTAAAATCTAGACAGTTTATTAACTATGTCTATGCAAAAAACTGGAAATTGCTTGAAGATTACTAAATTTTGCTTGAAGAATAGCGGGTATTAATTGAAGAATTCTGGATATTATTGAAAGAATATTAAATACTGGTGACAacagattaaatactgctaccAGAAGATAGATACAGCTAATGTatgactaaatattgcttgcagaaaggtatataatgttaataatggAAGACTTACCAGTTTCAAATTTTGTGGTACTTCCTAACGCTGGAGTGCTAGAACCTCTCATTGTACTCGACCAAACTGTACGGGAAGTATGGTTATTTTACCTTTAAAATCATCAGATCGCTACCACACAAACATTTCTGTAACATAGCGTACTTTACCCACAAAGCATGTAATCTGCAACCGGATCAATCTTGGATACTAAACTTGCAACGCTTGACATATCAAGCAAAAAGCCCGCCACTAACCCACTTTGCCAAAGCCTTCTTTGTTAACTACATAAATATCACTAGAGTAGTATTAGCACAGTAGTATTACCCTTTTTAGCCGCTTGCTTGTAGTTCTTTAGTATGGCATTTAGAGCATTGGGCAGAAATTACATTGCTTCTAATGTCTCTTACAATTCACCATTCCTTACTAACTCTATTTTAAGTTTGATTGGGCGTAAGATTTGATTAGTAAGATCACAAATCCTTTTAGTGTTGCTAACTCCAAATTGCTCCTATACTATTTGCTGTACGACTTGGGTTGGTTGCAGTAATGTTGTAAACACCAACTCTAAAACAAATGTTACTGAAAATGATAACATCTAAAAAGCAAGGAAAATAAGCAGACGTAGTATATACAAGCTTCAAGTAGAAGCTATGCAAGCTTCGAAAACAAGCAACCTATCCACTCTCAAGAAGATCCTTTTGCACAAGAACAACTTTGTGGAGAGACGTGTGGAGATTGTAATAGTGTATATGTTGGTTAAACAGGTCATAATCACACGAACCTGATATATACGAGAAAGTCTGTATAAATCACGAAACTACGCTGATTAATGAAATTGCGTCTTTAAACAAACAAGGCAATTTCTTAGGTTTATTGTATGCGTTTTCTTCCTATTTAGTGCGTTTTTGAATCTGATCTCAaatctctctctctctctctgcTCATTTAAGCAAAAGAAGAAGAGATTCCGTGAGGTTAATATACAATACTTTAATCGGAGATCATTTATATTAGAACATTGGCAAATTAAGTACTAAACATCTCAGAAAGTGTCTCATCTTGTATCGATCTGATATTTCTTTCTTCTGACATTTACTACGTAGACCACAAGTATATTGCAATGTTATCAGATAAAACGTCTAAAGCTGACCACTTGTTTGTTAATATGATATTGATTCCAGAGTCTCGGAGAAATCACATCCATTTCGGATTCTAGTCCACGACATAAGCGGACAGCACCTTACGTAATaggaaatcatttttttttgtatatttactGAGGGTCATCACAATCATTCAAGTTACACGAAAAGTAGGTACAATCTTTTTCAGCGCAGATTAGTTTTAATGTCTTGTTAATCGGCATCACATAAATTCTCTTTAGAAGAATTCATGATGcataatttttccattacaCACAAAAGGTGTATTTTTCATTACCGCCTCTAATCTGACGAAAATGTTTCTTGCTATTTGCCATCTTTGCAGAATAAACATTTCTACCGcaataacaacttttatttttgatttttggcTACAAGTAGTATCTAACCTGATCGACATTATACATTCAGGATATTCATAAATTGGAAATTGACAATTTAAACGCAGCAATTTGTGAAAT
Proteins encoded:
- the LOC111414421 gene encoding uncharacterized protein translates to MADSKFLYSTCVAILGFVCFVVGATAVGLPGWAYFDSVAGGFGDDRGYFGLWTICKALAYSRERCGKDYSKFRPTVVVWIAGVVGAISVAILGGFCILSIIQMAMLQSKERVVMKYSVLVILKLATSLLATLLSVATAGLFALQTDENNTGGFRVTRGPGFYVQIMFIVLNAILFVMSLYDLIFSRKPGGDPTKEGITPTGGGTLENPGFIDSTRPRHGDISMTDASGKPYGSITNGSMNSVNTTSTTLGSNGSSFTLPKAPARSSLKKKPATTTDGLGIQNPGYSGSSPTFNRNGSMKKVRIQTHSTDV